A window of the Patescibacteria group bacterium genome harbors these coding sequences:
- a CDS encoding glycosyltransferase family 2 protein, translating to MTISIIIINYKTTLLLQKCLESIKQIYDKNIAEIIVVDNSPSDDLGQFLEAEFSNTSFLKNDDNHGFGQANNQAAKIAQGDILFFLNPDTLIQENIFQKIINAFEQDPKIGIVAPQLILPDNSFQPWAYGKEGGILEIIKNKFFTQSTKQPSNQLTNTDWVSGAAMAIRRDIFEKVNGFDEKFFMYFEDIDLCLRTKKLGYKIAVLPDAKII from the coding sequence ATGACAATCTCAATAATCATTATTAATTATAAAACAACATTGCTGCTTCAAAAATGTCTTGAATCAATCAAACAGATTTATGATAAAAATATAGCAGAAATTATCGTGGTTGACAATAGCCCTTCAGATGATTTAGGACAATTTTTAGAGGCGGAATTTTCTAATACCAGTTTTCTTAAAAATGACGACAATCATGGTTTCGGGCAAGCGAATAATCAGGCGGCAAAAATCGCACAAGGCGATATTTTATTTTTTTTGAATCCCGACACCTTAATTCAAGAAAATATTTTTCAAAAAATTATTAATGCTTTTGAACAAGACCCTAAAATCGGCATTGTTGCTCCGCAATTGATTTTGCCAGATAATTCGTTTCAACCCTGGGCCTACGGGAAAGAAGGGGGAATATTGGAAATAATCAAGAACAAATTTTTCACCCAATCAACCAAACAACCGAGTAACCAATTAACTAATACTGACTGGGTTTCCGGCGCGGCCATGGCAATTCGGCGCGATATTTTTGAAAAAGTTAACGGTTTTGACGAGAAATTTTTTATGTATTTTGAAGACATAGATTTGTGTTTAAGAACCAAGAAATTGGGTTATAAAATAGCGGTTTTACCGGATGCAAAAATTATT